The following coding sequences are from one Manis pentadactyla isolate mManPen7 chromosome 13, mManPen7.hap1, whole genome shotgun sequence window:
- the HNRNPH1 gene encoding heterogeneous nuclear ribonucleoprotein H isoform X3 produces MAPRGCCFLRGLLTPQPSAKPGGPWQDVGCRSEPGVARRVVAGPRGLQAAPTLLCEMEEEEERKRPPPFLCLHAGASPGPSQLGSPGPGSQRGFRGMTAGQGGVGCLESPGLGVSTRASVLPGCCGPAGRLEGGGQLHFNITRGRPHSRFAVCLDARNQLETMMLGTEGGEGFVVKVRGLPWSCSADEVQRFFSDCKIQNGAQGIRFIYTREGRPSGEAFVELESEDEVKLALKKDRETMGHRYVEVFKSNNVEMDWVLKHTGPNSPDTANDGFVRLRGLPFGCSKEEIVQFFSGLEIVPNGITLPVDFQGRSTGEAFVQFASQEIAEKALKKHKERIGHRYIEIFKSSRAEVRTHYDPPRKLMAMQRPGPYDRPGAGRGYNSIGRGAGFERMRRGAYGGGYGGYDDYNGYNDGYGFGSDRFGRDLNYCFSGMSDHRYGDGGSTFQSTTGHCVHMRGLPYRATENDIYNFFSPLNPVRVHIEIGPDGRVTGEADVEFATHEDAVAAMSKDKANMQHRYVELFLNSTAGASGGAYGSQMLEEHRYVELFLNSTAGASGGAYGSQMMGGMGLSNQSSYGGPASQQLSGGYGGGYGGQSSMSGYDQVLQENSSDFQSNIA; encoded by the exons ATGGCCCCCCGAGGATGCTGTTTTTTGCGAGGATTGCTTACCCCCCAGCCCTCTGCAAAGCCTGGGGGTCCTTGGCAAGATGTGGGCTGCCGCTCGGAGCCAGGAGTGGCTCGCCGAGTCGTGGCGGGGCCGCGAGGCCTACAGGCCGCGCCGACTCTTTTGTgtgagatggaggaggaggaggagcggaAGCGGCCGCCGCCATTTCTTTGCCTCCACGCTGGCGCTAGCCCGGGGCCCTCTCAGCTTGGGTCTCCGGGGCCTGGTTCCCAGAGAGGCTTCAGGGGCATGACCGCCGGACAAGGGGGTGTCGGGTGTTTGGAGTCGCCGGGGTTGGGCGTCTCGACACGGGCTTCGGTATTACCGGGGTGCTGCGGGCCGGCGGGGCGCCTCGAGGGCGGAGGGCAGCTTCATTTTAACATTACCCGGGGACGACCCCATTCCCGCTTTGCAGTCTGTTTGGACGCGAGGAACCAGTTGGAGACGATGATGCTGGGCACGGAAGGCGGAGAGGGGTTCGTGGTGAAGGTCCGGGGTTTGCCCTGGTCTTGCTCGGCCGACGAAGTACAGCGTTTTTTTTCTG ACTGCAAAATTCAAAATGGGGCTCAAGGTATTCGTTTCATCTACACCAGAGAAGGCAGACCGAGTGGCGAGGCTTTTGTTGAACTTGAATCAGAAGATGAAGTCAAATTGGCCCTgaaaaaagacagagaaactATGGGACACAGATATGTTGAAG TATTCAAGTCAAACAACGTTGAAATGgattgggtgttgaagcatactGGTCCAAATAGTCCTGACACGGCCAATGATGGCTTTGTACGACTTAGAGGACTCCCCTTTGGATGTAGCAAGGAAGAAATTGTTCAGTTCTTCTCAG GGTTGGAAATCGTGCCAAATGGGATAACATTGCCGGTGGACTTCCAGGGGAGGAGTACGGGGGAGGCCTTCGTGCAGTTTGCTTCACAGGAAATAGCTGAAAAGGCtctaaagaaacacaaggaaagaATAGGGCACAG GTATATCGAAATCTTTAAGAGCAGTCGAGCTGAAGTTAGAACTCACTATGATCCACCACGAAAGCTCATGGCCATGCAGCGGCCAGGTCCCTATGACAGACCTGGAGCTGGCAGAGGGTATAACAGCATTGGCAGGGGAGCTGGCTTTGAAAGGATGAGGCGTGGTGCTTACGGTGGAG GTTATGGAGGCTATGATGATTACAATGGCTATAATGATGGCTATGGATTTGGGTCAGATAGATTTGGAAGAG ACCTTAATTACTGTTTTTCAGGAATGTCTGATCACAGATATGGGGATGGTGGCTCCACTTTCCAGAGCACAACAGGACACTGTGTACACATGCGAGGATTACCTTACAGAGCTACTGAGAATGACATTTATAAT tttttttcacCACTCAACCCTGTGAGAGTACATATTGAAATTGGTCCTGATGGCAGAGTAACAGGTGAAGCAGATGTCGAGTTTGCAACTCATGAAGATGCTGTGGCGGCCATGTCAAAAGACAAAGCCAATATGC aaCACAGATATGTAGAACTCTTCTTGAATTCTACAGCAGGAGCAAGCGGTGGTGCTTACGGTAGCCAAATGCTAGAAG AGCACAGATATGTAGAACTCTTCTTGAATTCTACAGCAGGAGCAAGCGGTGGTGCTTATGGTAGCCAAATGATGGGAGGCATGGGCTTGT CAAACCAGTCCAGTTATGGTGGCCCAGCCAGCCAGCAGCTGAGTGGTGGTTATGGAGGCGGCTATGGTGGCCAGAGCAGCATGAGTGGATATG ACCAAGTTTTACAGGAAAACTCCAGTGATTTTCAATCAAACATTGCATAG
- the HNRNPH1 gene encoding heterogeneous nuclear ribonucleoprotein H isoform X1, whose translation MAPRGCCFLRGLLTPQPSAKPGGPWQDVGCRSEPGVARRVVAGPRGLQAAPTLLCEMEEEEERKRPPPFLCLHAGASPGPSQLGSPGPGSQRGFRGMTAGQGGVGCLESPGLGVSTRASVLPGCCGPAGRLEGGGQLHFNITRGRPHSRFAVCLDARNQLETMMLGTEGGEGFVVKVRGLPWSCSADEVQRFFSDCKIQNGAQGIRFIYTREGRPSGEAFVELESEDEVKLALKKDRETMGHRYVEVFKSNNVEMDWVLKHTGPNSPDTANDGFVRLRGLPFGCSKEEIVQFFSGLEIVPNGITLPVDFQGRSTGEAFVQFASQEIAEKALKKHKERIGHRYIEIFKSSRAEVRTHYDPPRKLMAMQRPGPYDRPGAGRGYNSIGRGAGFERMRRGAYGGGYGGYDDYNGYNDGYGFGSDRFGRDLNYCFSGMSDHRYGDGGSTFQSTTGHCVHMRGLPYRATENDIYNFFSPLNPVRVHIEIGPDGRVTGEADVEFATHEDAVAAMSKDKANMQHRYVELFLNSTAGASGGAYGSQMLEEHRYVELFLNSTAGASGGAYGSQMMGGMGLSNQSSYGGPASQQLSGGYGGGYGGQSSMSGYGTQGAVNSSYYSSGSRASVEVNGAGGMAAGMSSMSGGWGM comes from the exons ATGGCCCCCCGAGGATGCTGTTTTTTGCGAGGATTGCTTACCCCCCAGCCCTCTGCAAAGCCTGGGGGTCCTTGGCAAGATGTGGGCTGCCGCTCGGAGCCAGGAGTGGCTCGCCGAGTCGTGGCGGGGCCGCGAGGCCTACAGGCCGCGCCGACTCTTTTGTgtgagatggaggaggaggaggagcggaAGCGGCCGCCGCCATTTCTTTGCCTCCACGCTGGCGCTAGCCCGGGGCCCTCTCAGCTTGGGTCTCCGGGGCCTGGTTCCCAGAGAGGCTTCAGGGGCATGACCGCCGGACAAGGGGGTGTCGGGTGTTTGGAGTCGCCGGGGTTGGGCGTCTCGACACGGGCTTCGGTATTACCGGGGTGCTGCGGGCCGGCGGGGCGCCTCGAGGGCGGAGGGCAGCTTCATTTTAACATTACCCGGGGACGACCCCATTCCCGCTTTGCAGTCTGTTTGGACGCGAGGAACCAGTTGGAGACGATGATGCTGGGCACGGAAGGCGGAGAGGGGTTCGTGGTGAAGGTCCGGGGTTTGCCCTGGTCTTGCTCGGCCGACGAAGTACAGCGTTTTTTTTCTG ACTGCAAAATTCAAAATGGGGCTCAAGGTATTCGTTTCATCTACACCAGAGAAGGCAGACCGAGTGGCGAGGCTTTTGTTGAACTTGAATCAGAAGATGAAGTCAAATTGGCCCTgaaaaaagacagagaaactATGGGACACAGATATGTTGAAG TATTCAAGTCAAACAACGTTGAAATGgattgggtgttgaagcatactGGTCCAAATAGTCCTGACACGGCCAATGATGGCTTTGTACGACTTAGAGGACTCCCCTTTGGATGTAGCAAGGAAGAAATTGTTCAGTTCTTCTCAG GGTTGGAAATCGTGCCAAATGGGATAACATTGCCGGTGGACTTCCAGGGGAGGAGTACGGGGGAGGCCTTCGTGCAGTTTGCTTCACAGGAAATAGCTGAAAAGGCtctaaagaaacacaaggaaagaATAGGGCACAG GTATATCGAAATCTTTAAGAGCAGTCGAGCTGAAGTTAGAACTCACTATGATCCACCACGAAAGCTCATGGCCATGCAGCGGCCAGGTCCCTATGACAGACCTGGAGCTGGCAGAGGGTATAACAGCATTGGCAGGGGAGCTGGCTTTGAAAGGATGAGGCGTGGTGCTTACGGTGGAG GTTATGGAGGCTATGATGATTACAATGGCTATAATGATGGCTATGGATTTGGGTCAGATAGATTTGGAAGAG ACCTTAATTACTGTTTTTCAGGAATGTCTGATCACAGATATGGGGATGGTGGCTCCACTTTCCAGAGCACAACAGGACACTGTGTACACATGCGAGGATTACCTTACAGAGCTACTGAGAATGACATTTATAAT tttttttcacCACTCAACCCTGTGAGAGTACATATTGAAATTGGTCCTGATGGCAGAGTAACAGGTGAAGCAGATGTCGAGTTTGCAACTCATGAAGATGCTGTGGCGGCCATGTCAAAAGACAAAGCCAATATGC aaCACAGATATGTAGAACTCTTCTTGAATTCTACAGCAGGAGCAAGCGGTGGTGCTTACGGTAGCCAAATGCTAGAAG AGCACAGATATGTAGAACTCTTCTTGAATTCTACAGCAGGAGCAAGCGGTGGTGCTTATGGTAGCCAAATGATGGGAGGCATGGGCTTGT CAAACCAGTCCAGTTATGGTGGCCCAGCCAGCCAGCAGCTGAGTGGTGGTTATGGAGGCGGCTATGGTGGCCAGAGCAGCATGAGTGGATATG GCACCCAAGGAGCAGTGAACAGCAGCTACTACAGTAGTGGAAGCCGAGCATCTGTGGAAGTGAACGGAGCGGGAGGGATGGCTGCTGGCATGTCCAGTATGAGTGGTGGATGGGGGATGTAA
- the HNRNPH1 gene encoding heterogeneous nuclear ribonucleoprotein H isoform X4 yields the protein MAPRGCCFLRGLLTPQPSAKPGGPWQDVGCRSEPGVARRVVAGPRGLQAAPTLLCEMEEEEERKRPPPFLCLHAGASPGPSQLGSPGPGSQRGFRGMTAGQGGVGCLESPGLGVSTRASVLPGCCGPAGRLEGGGQLHFNITRGRPHSRFAVCLDARNQLETMMLGTEGGEGFVVKVRGLPWSCSADEVQRFFSDCKIQNGAQGIRFIYTREGRPSGEAFVELESEDEVKLALKKDRETMGHRYVEVFKSNNVEMDWVLKHTGPNSPDTANDGFVRLRGLPFGCSKEEIVQFFSGLEIVPNGITLPVDFQGRSTGEAFVQFASQEIAEKALKKHKERIGHRYIEIFKSSRAEVRTHYDPPRKLMAMQRPGPYDRPGAGRGYNSIGRGAGFERMRRGAYGGGYGGYDDYNGYNDGYGFGSDRFGRDLNYCFSGMSDHRYGDGGSTFQSTTGHCVHMRGLPYRATENDIYNFFSPLNPVRVHIEIGPDGRVTGEADVEFATHEDAVAAMSKDKANMQHRYVELFLNSTAGASGGAYEHRYVELFLNSTAGASGGAYGSQMMGGMGLSNQSSYGGPASQQLSGGYGGGYGGQSSMSGYDQVLQENSSDFQSNIA from the exons ATGGCCCCCCGAGGATGCTGTTTTTTGCGAGGATTGCTTACCCCCCAGCCCTCTGCAAAGCCTGGGGGTCCTTGGCAAGATGTGGGCTGCCGCTCGGAGCCAGGAGTGGCTCGCCGAGTCGTGGCGGGGCCGCGAGGCCTACAGGCCGCGCCGACTCTTTTGTgtgagatggaggaggaggaggagcggaAGCGGCCGCCGCCATTTCTTTGCCTCCACGCTGGCGCTAGCCCGGGGCCCTCTCAGCTTGGGTCTCCGGGGCCTGGTTCCCAGAGAGGCTTCAGGGGCATGACCGCCGGACAAGGGGGTGTCGGGTGTTTGGAGTCGCCGGGGTTGGGCGTCTCGACACGGGCTTCGGTATTACCGGGGTGCTGCGGGCCGGCGGGGCGCCTCGAGGGCGGAGGGCAGCTTCATTTTAACATTACCCGGGGACGACCCCATTCCCGCTTTGCAGTCTGTTTGGACGCGAGGAACCAGTTGGAGACGATGATGCTGGGCACGGAAGGCGGAGAGGGGTTCGTGGTGAAGGTCCGGGGTTTGCCCTGGTCTTGCTCGGCCGACGAAGTACAGCGTTTTTTTTCTG ACTGCAAAATTCAAAATGGGGCTCAAGGTATTCGTTTCATCTACACCAGAGAAGGCAGACCGAGTGGCGAGGCTTTTGTTGAACTTGAATCAGAAGATGAAGTCAAATTGGCCCTgaaaaaagacagagaaactATGGGACACAGATATGTTGAAG TATTCAAGTCAAACAACGTTGAAATGgattgggtgttgaagcatactGGTCCAAATAGTCCTGACACGGCCAATGATGGCTTTGTACGACTTAGAGGACTCCCCTTTGGATGTAGCAAGGAAGAAATTGTTCAGTTCTTCTCAG GGTTGGAAATCGTGCCAAATGGGATAACATTGCCGGTGGACTTCCAGGGGAGGAGTACGGGGGAGGCCTTCGTGCAGTTTGCTTCACAGGAAATAGCTGAAAAGGCtctaaagaaacacaaggaaagaATAGGGCACAG GTATATCGAAATCTTTAAGAGCAGTCGAGCTGAAGTTAGAACTCACTATGATCCACCACGAAAGCTCATGGCCATGCAGCGGCCAGGTCCCTATGACAGACCTGGAGCTGGCAGAGGGTATAACAGCATTGGCAGGGGAGCTGGCTTTGAAAGGATGAGGCGTGGTGCTTACGGTGGAG GTTATGGAGGCTATGATGATTACAATGGCTATAATGATGGCTATGGATTTGGGTCAGATAGATTTGGAAGAG ACCTTAATTACTGTTTTTCAGGAATGTCTGATCACAGATATGGGGATGGTGGCTCCACTTTCCAGAGCACAACAGGACACTGTGTACACATGCGAGGATTACCTTACAGAGCTACTGAGAATGACATTTATAAT tttttttcacCACTCAACCCTGTGAGAGTACATATTGAAATTGGTCCTGATGGCAGAGTAACAGGTGAAGCAGATGTCGAGTTTGCAACTCATGAAGATGCTGTGGCGGCCATGTCAAAAGACAAAGCCAATATGC aaCACAGATATGTAGAACTCTTCTTGAATTCTACAGCAGGAGCAAGCGGTGGTGCTTACG AGCACAGATATGTAGAACTCTTCTTGAATTCTACAGCAGGAGCAAGCGGTGGTGCTTATGGTAGCCAAATGATGGGAGGCATGGGCTTGT CAAACCAGTCCAGTTATGGTGGCCCAGCCAGCCAGCAGCTGAGTGGTGGTTATGGAGGCGGCTATGGTGGCCAGAGCAGCATGAGTGGATATG ACCAAGTTTTACAGGAAAACTCCAGTGATTTTCAATCAAACATTGCATAG
- the HNRNPH1 gene encoding heterogeneous nuclear ribonucleoprotein H isoform X6 — translation MMLGTEGGEGFVVKVRGLPWSCSADEVQRFFSDCKIQNGAQGIRFIYTREGRPSGEAFVELESEDEVKLALKKDRETMGHRYVEVFKSNNVEMDWVLKHTGPNSPDTANDGFVRLRGLPFGCSKEEIVQFFSGLEIVPNGITLPVDFQGRSTGEAFVQFASQEIAEKALKKHKERIGHRYIEIFKSSRAEVRTHYDPPRKLMAMQRPGPYDRPGAGRGYNSIGRGAGFERMRRGAYGGGYGGYDDYNGYNDGYGFGSDRFGRDLNYCFSGMSDHRYGDGGSTFQSTTGHCVHMRGLPYRATENDIYNFFSPLNPVRVHIEIGPDGRVTGEADVEFATHEDAVAAMSKDKANMQHRYVELFLNSTAGASGGAYGSQMLEEHRYVELFLNSTAGASGGAYGSQMMGGMGLSNQSSYGGPASQQLSGGYGGGYGGQSSMSGYGTQGAVNSSYYSSGSRASVEVNGAGGMAAGMSSMSGGWGM, via the exons ATGATGCTGGGCACGGAAGGCGGAGAGGGGTTCGTGGTGAAGGTCCGGGGTTTGCCCTGGTCTTGCTCGGCCGACGAAGTACAGCGTTTTTTTTCTG ACTGCAAAATTCAAAATGGGGCTCAAGGTATTCGTTTCATCTACACCAGAGAAGGCAGACCGAGTGGCGAGGCTTTTGTTGAACTTGAATCAGAAGATGAAGTCAAATTGGCCCTgaaaaaagacagagaaactATGGGACACAGATATGTTGAAG TATTCAAGTCAAACAACGTTGAAATGgattgggtgttgaagcatactGGTCCAAATAGTCCTGACACGGCCAATGATGGCTTTGTACGACTTAGAGGACTCCCCTTTGGATGTAGCAAGGAAGAAATTGTTCAGTTCTTCTCAG GGTTGGAAATCGTGCCAAATGGGATAACATTGCCGGTGGACTTCCAGGGGAGGAGTACGGGGGAGGCCTTCGTGCAGTTTGCTTCACAGGAAATAGCTGAAAAGGCtctaaagaaacacaaggaaagaATAGGGCACAG GTATATCGAAATCTTTAAGAGCAGTCGAGCTGAAGTTAGAACTCACTATGATCCACCACGAAAGCTCATGGCCATGCAGCGGCCAGGTCCCTATGACAGACCTGGAGCTGGCAGAGGGTATAACAGCATTGGCAGGGGAGCTGGCTTTGAAAGGATGAGGCGTGGTGCTTACGGTGGAG GTTATGGAGGCTATGATGATTACAATGGCTATAATGATGGCTATGGATTTGGGTCAGATAGATTTGGAAGAG ACCTTAATTACTGTTTTTCAGGAATGTCTGATCACAGATATGGGGATGGTGGCTCCACTTTCCAGAGCACAACAGGACACTGTGTACACATGCGAGGATTACCTTACAGAGCTACTGAGAATGACATTTATAAT tttttttcacCACTCAACCCTGTGAGAGTACATATTGAAATTGGTCCTGATGGCAGAGTAACAGGTGAAGCAGATGTCGAGTTTGCAACTCATGAAGATGCTGTGGCGGCCATGTCAAAAGACAAAGCCAATATGC aaCACAGATATGTAGAACTCTTCTTGAATTCTACAGCAGGAGCAAGCGGTGGTGCTTACGGTAGCCAAATGCTAGAAG AGCACAGATATGTAGAACTCTTCTTGAATTCTACAGCAGGAGCAAGCGGTGGTGCTTATGGTAGCCAAATGATGGGAGGCATGGGCTTGT CAAACCAGTCCAGTTATGGTGGCCCAGCCAGCCAGCAGCTGAGTGGTGGTTATGGAGGCGGCTATGGTGGCCAGAGCAGCATGAGTGGATATG GCACCCAAGGAGCAGTGAACAGCAGCTACTACAGTAGTGGAAGCCGAGCATCTGTGGAAGTGAACGGAGCGGGAGGGATGGCTGCTGGCATGTCCAGTATGAGTGGTGGATGGGGGATGTAA
- the HNRNPH1 gene encoding heterogeneous nuclear ribonucleoprotein H isoform X2, whose protein sequence is MAPRGCCFLRGLLTPQPSAKPGGPWQDVGCRSEPGVARRVVAGPRGLQAAPTLLCEMEEEEERKRPPPFLCLHAGASPGPSQLGSPGPGSQRGFRGMTAGQGGVGCLESPGLGVSTRASVLPGCCGPAGRLEGGGQLHFNITRGRPHSRFAVCLDARNQLETMMLGTEGGEGFVVKVRGLPWSCSADEVQRFFSDCKIQNGAQGIRFIYTREGRPSGEAFVELESEDEVKLALKKDRETMGHRYVEVFKSNNVEMDWVLKHTGPNSPDTANDGFVRLRGLPFGCSKEEIVQFFSGLEIVPNGITLPVDFQGRSTGEAFVQFASQEIAEKALKKHKERIGHRYIEIFKSSRAEVRTHYDPPRKLMAMQRPGPYDRPGAGRGYNSIGRGAGFERMRRGAYGGGYGGYDDYNGYNDGYGFGSDRFGRDLNYCFSGMSDHRYGDGGSTFQSTTGHCVHMRGLPYRATENDIYNFFSPLNPVRVHIEIGPDGRVTGEADVEFATHEDAVAAMSKDKANMQHRYVELFLNSTAGASGGAYEHRYVELFLNSTAGASGGAYGSQMMGGMGLSNQSSYGGPASQQLSGGYGGGYGGQSSMSGYGTQGAVNSSYYSSGSRASVEVNGAGGMAAGMSSMSGGWGM, encoded by the exons ATGGCCCCCCGAGGATGCTGTTTTTTGCGAGGATTGCTTACCCCCCAGCCCTCTGCAAAGCCTGGGGGTCCTTGGCAAGATGTGGGCTGCCGCTCGGAGCCAGGAGTGGCTCGCCGAGTCGTGGCGGGGCCGCGAGGCCTACAGGCCGCGCCGACTCTTTTGTgtgagatggaggaggaggaggagcggaAGCGGCCGCCGCCATTTCTTTGCCTCCACGCTGGCGCTAGCCCGGGGCCCTCTCAGCTTGGGTCTCCGGGGCCTGGTTCCCAGAGAGGCTTCAGGGGCATGACCGCCGGACAAGGGGGTGTCGGGTGTTTGGAGTCGCCGGGGTTGGGCGTCTCGACACGGGCTTCGGTATTACCGGGGTGCTGCGGGCCGGCGGGGCGCCTCGAGGGCGGAGGGCAGCTTCATTTTAACATTACCCGGGGACGACCCCATTCCCGCTTTGCAGTCTGTTTGGACGCGAGGAACCAGTTGGAGACGATGATGCTGGGCACGGAAGGCGGAGAGGGGTTCGTGGTGAAGGTCCGGGGTTTGCCCTGGTCTTGCTCGGCCGACGAAGTACAGCGTTTTTTTTCTG ACTGCAAAATTCAAAATGGGGCTCAAGGTATTCGTTTCATCTACACCAGAGAAGGCAGACCGAGTGGCGAGGCTTTTGTTGAACTTGAATCAGAAGATGAAGTCAAATTGGCCCTgaaaaaagacagagaaactATGGGACACAGATATGTTGAAG TATTCAAGTCAAACAACGTTGAAATGgattgggtgttgaagcatactGGTCCAAATAGTCCTGACACGGCCAATGATGGCTTTGTACGACTTAGAGGACTCCCCTTTGGATGTAGCAAGGAAGAAATTGTTCAGTTCTTCTCAG GGTTGGAAATCGTGCCAAATGGGATAACATTGCCGGTGGACTTCCAGGGGAGGAGTACGGGGGAGGCCTTCGTGCAGTTTGCTTCACAGGAAATAGCTGAAAAGGCtctaaagaaacacaaggaaagaATAGGGCACAG GTATATCGAAATCTTTAAGAGCAGTCGAGCTGAAGTTAGAACTCACTATGATCCACCACGAAAGCTCATGGCCATGCAGCGGCCAGGTCCCTATGACAGACCTGGAGCTGGCAGAGGGTATAACAGCATTGGCAGGGGAGCTGGCTTTGAAAGGATGAGGCGTGGTGCTTACGGTGGAG GTTATGGAGGCTATGATGATTACAATGGCTATAATGATGGCTATGGATTTGGGTCAGATAGATTTGGAAGAG ACCTTAATTACTGTTTTTCAGGAATGTCTGATCACAGATATGGGGATGGTGGCTCCACTTTCCAGAGCACAACAGGACACTGTGTACACATGCGAGGATTACCTTACAGAGCTACTGAGAATGACATTTATAAT tttttttcacCACTCAACCCTGTGAGAGTACATATTGAAATTGGTCCTGATGGCAGAGTAACAGGTGAAGCAGATGTCGAGTTTGCAACTCATGAAGATGCTGTGGCGGCCATGTCAAAAGACAAAGCCAATATGC aaCACAGATATGTAGAACTCTTCTTGAATTCTACAGCAGGAGCAAGCGGTGGTGCTTACG AGCACAGATATGTAGAACTCTTCTTGAATTCTACAGCAGGAGCAAGCGGTGGTGCTTATGGTAGCCAAATGATGGGAGGCATGGGCTTGT CAAACCAGTCCAGTTATGGTGGCCCAGCCAGCCAGCAGCTGAGTGGTGGTTATGGAGGCGGCTATGGTGGCCAGAGCAGCATGAGTGGATATG GCACCCAAGGAGCAGTGAACAGCAGCTACTACAGTAGTGGAAGCCGAGCATCTGTGGAAGTGAACGGAGCGGGAGGGATGGCTGCTGGCATGTCCAGTATGAGTGGTGGATGGGGGATGTAA
- the HNRNPH1 gene encoding heterogeneous nuclear ribonucleoprotein H isoform X5, translated as MAPRGCCFLRGLLTPQPSAKPGGPWQDVGCRSEPGVARRVVAGPRGLQAAPTLLCEMEEEEERKRPPPFLCLHAGASPGPSQLGSPGPGSQRGFRGMTAGQGGVGCLESPGLGVSTRASVLPGCCGPAGRLEGGGQLHFNITRGRPHSRFAVCLDARNQLETMMLGTEGGEGFVVKVRGLPWSCSADEVQRFFSDCKIQNGAQGIRFIYTREGRPSGEAFVELESEDEVKLALKKDRETMGHRYVEVFKSNNVEMDWVLKHTGPNSPDTANDGFVRLRGLPFGCSKEEIVQFFSGLEIVPNGITLPVDFQGRSTGEAFVQFASQEIAEKALKKHKERIGHRYIEIFKSSRAEVRTHYDPPRKLMAMQRPGPYDRPGAGRGYNSIGRGAGFERMRRGAYGGGYGGYDDYNGYNDGYGFGSDRFGRDLNYCFSGMSDHRYGDGGSTFQSTTGHCVHMRGLPYRATENDIYNFFSPLNPVRVHIEIGPDGRVTGEADVEFATHEDAVAAMSKDKANMQHRYVELFLNSTAGASGGAYGSQMLEGMSL; from the exons ATGGCCCCCCGAGGATGCTGTTTTTTGCGAGGATTGCTTACCCCCCAGCCCTCTGCAAAGCCTGGGGGTCCTTGGCAAGATGTGGGCTGCCGCTCGGAGCCAGGAGTGGCTCGCCGAGTCGTGGCGGGGCCGCGAGGCCTACAGGCCGCGCCGACTCTTTTGTgtgagatggaggaggaggaggagcggaAGCGGCCGCCGCCATTTCTTTGCCTCCACGCTGGCGCTAGCCCGGGGCCCTCTCAGCTTGGGTCTCCGGGGCCTGGTTCCCAGAGAGGCTTCAGGGGCATGACCGCCGGACAAGGGGGTGTCGGGTGTTTGGAGTCGCCGGGGTTGGGCGTCTCGACACGGGCTTCGGTATTACCGGGGTGCTGCGGGCCGGCGGGGCGCCTCGAGGGCGGAGGGCAGCTTCATTTTAACATTACCCGGGGACGACCCCATTCCCGCTTTGCAGTCTGTTTGGACGCGAGGAACCAGTTGGAGACGATGATGCTGGGCACGGAAGGCGGAGAGGGGTTCGTGGTGAAGGTCCGGGGTTTGCCCTGGTCTTGCTCGGCCGACGAAGTACAGCGTTTTTTTTCTG ACTGCAAAATTCAAAATGGGGCTCAAGGTATTCGTTTCATCTACACCAGAGAAGGCAGACCGAGTGGCGAGGCTTTTGTTGAACTTGAATCAGAAGATGAAGTCAAATTGGCCCTgaaaaaagacagagaaactATGGGACACAGATATGTTGAAG TATTCAAGTCAAACAACGTTGAAATGgattgggtgttgaagcatactGGTCCAAATAGTCCTGACACGGCCAATGATGGCTTTGTACGACTTAGAGGACTCCCCTTTGGATGTAGCAAGGAAGAAATTGTTCAGTTCTTCTCAG GGTTGGAAATCGTGCCAAATGGGATAACATTGCCGGTGGACTTCCAGGGGAGGAGTACGGGGGAGGCCTTCGTGCAGTTTGCTTCACAGGAAATAGCTGAAAAGGCtctaaagaaacacaaggaaagaATAGGGCACAG GTATATCGAAATCTTTAAGAGCAGTCGAGCTGAAGTTAGAACTCACTATGATCCACCACGAAAGCTCATGGCCATGCAGCGGCCAGGTCCCTATGACAGACCTGGAGCTGGCAGAGGGTATAACAGCATTGGCAGGGGAGCTGGCTTTGAAAGGATGAGGCGTGGTGCTTACGGTGGAG GTTATGGAGGCTATGATGATTACAATGGCTATAATGATGGCTATGGATTTGGGTCAGATAGATTTGGAAGAG ACCTTAATTACTGTTTTTCAGGAATGTCTGATCACAGATATGGGGATGGTGGCTCCACTTTCCAGAGCACAACAGGACACTGTGTACACATGCGAGGATTACCTTACAGAGCTACTGAGAATGACATTTATAAT tttttttcacCACTCAACCCTGTGAGAGTACATATTGAAATTGGTCCTGATGGCAGAGTAACAGGTGAAGCAGATGTCGAGTTTGCAACTCATGAAGATGCTGTGGCGGCCATGTCAAAAGACAAAGCCAATATGC aaCACAGATATGTAGAACTCTTCTTGAATTCTACAGCAGGAGCAAGCGGTGGTGCTTACGGTAGCCAAATGCTAGAAGGCATGAGTTTGT AG